The Papaver somniferum cultivar HN1 unplaced genomic scaffold, ASM357369v1 unplaced-scaffold_18, whole genome shotgun sequence genome includes a window with the following:
- the LOC113337764 gene encoding histone H3.3-like has protein sequence MARTKQTARKSTGGKAPRKTLATAVARKSAPTTGRVEKPHRYRPGTVALREIRKYQKSTELLIRKLPFQRLVREIAQDFKTDLRFQSHAVLALQEAAEAYLVGLFEDTNLCAIHAKRVTIMPKDIHLARLIRGERA, from the coding sequence ATGGCTCGTACTAAGCAGACAGCTCGTAAGTCTACAGGAGGTAAAGCTCCCAGGAAGACACTCGCCACTGCAGTTGCGAGGAAATCAGCACCAACAACTGGACGAGTTGAGAAGCCGCATCGCTATCGTCCAGGAACTGTTGCTCTTCGTGAGATCAGGAAATACCAGAAGAGTACTGAACTTTTGATCAGGAAGTTGCCTTTCCAGAGATTAGTTCGTGAAATTGCTCAAGATTTCAAAACAGATCTTCGGTTCCAGAGTCATGCTGTTCTTGCACTTCAAGAGGCTGCTGAAGCTTATTTAGTTGGATTGTTCGAGGATACAAACTTGTGTGCAATTCATGCTAAGAGAGTTACAATCATGCCTAAAGATATTCATTTAGCAAGGCTTATTCGTGGTGAAAGGGCTTAA